A genomic window from Sulfurospirillum multivorans DSM 12446 includes:
- a CDS encoding citrate synthase, whose amino-acid sequence MSKETVTLIDNRTGTEYEFPILKSTLGPDVVDISTFYGNTGMFTLDRGFTSTASCRSRITYIDGDLGKLMYRGYDIAYLATKKSFLDTAFLLLHKELPNKDEYKNFLLELKKRSFIHESMRKLFDAFPDNAHPMAILSAAVSALSTFYFDHLDMDSPDQAKEMAHRIIAKIPTIAAFSYRYSQGLPIIYPDLDKGFTENFLYMIRGYPHHHIDLKPIEVKALDTIFTLHADHEQNASTTAVRVVASTHAHPYAAISAGIGALWGRAHGGANESVIRQLELIGSVENVDKFIAKAKDPNDPFRLMGFGHRVYKNFDPRATILKNLQKQLVNDLSIDSELMEVAHRIEEIALNDEYFIKRKLYPNIDFYSGLILQALKIPKEMFAVIFVIGRTPGWIAQWLELKEQPDMKIARPRQHYLGPLERTPKYDI is encoded by the coding sequence ATGAGTAAAGAGACCGTTACCCTTATCGACAATCGTACGGGCACAGAGTATGAATTTCCGATCCTTAAGTCAACACTAGGACCTGATGTTGTAGATATTTCTACATTTTATGGTAACACAGGGATGTTTACGCTTGATCGCGGCTTTACCTCTACGGCAAGCTGTAGGTCACGGATTACCTACATTGATGGGGATCTGGGCAAGTTGATGTATCGTGGTTACGACATCGCCTATTTGGCAACCAAAAAGTCGTTTTTAGATACTGCTTTTTTATTGCTTCATAAAGAGCTTCCCAATAAAGATGAGTATAAAAACTTTTTACTAGAGCTTAAAAAGCGCTCTTTCATCCATGAAAGTATGCGTAAACTCTTTGATGCGTTTCCTGATAATGCCCATCCAATGGCGATTCTCTCCGCAGCAGTTTCAGCACTTTCGACCTTCTATTTCGATCACCTCGATATGGACTCACCCGATCAAGCCAAAGAGATGGCACACCGCATCATTGCAAAAATACCAACGATTGCCGCCTTTTCATACCGTTACTCTCAGGGCTTACCGATCATCTATCCTGATTTAGACAAAGGGTTTACGGAGAACTTTTTATACATGATCAGAGGCTATCCTCATCACCATATTGACCTCAAACCGATCGAAGTCAAAGCACTCGACACCATCTTTACACTGCATGCAGACCACGAACAAAATGCCTCTACAACAGCGGTTCGTGTCGTTGCCTCCACTCATGCACATCCGTATGCGGCTATTTCAGCGGGTATTGGAGCACTTTGGGGAAGGGCTCATGGAGGAGCAAACGAGTCGGTGATTCGTCAGCTTGAATTGATTGGCAGTGTTGAGAATGTGGATAAATTTATTGCCAAAGCAAAAGATCCGAATGATCCGTTTAGACTGATGGGCTTTGGCCACAGGGTCTATAAAAACTTTGACCCACGTGCAACGATTTTGAAAAATCTTCAAAAACAGTTGGTCAATGATCTTTCGATTGATAGCGAATTGATGGAAGTGGCACACCGAATTGAAGAGATTGCGCTCAATGATGAGTATTTCATCAAACGTAAACTTTACCCCAATATCGACTTCTATTCAGGGCTTATCCTACAAGCACTCAAAATCCCTAAAGAGATGTTTGCCGTTATCTTTGTGATTGGTCGAACACCTGGCTGGATTGCGCAATGGCTTGAGCTGAAAGAACAACCCGATATGAAGATTGCACGCCCGCGCCAACACTACCTTGGACCGCTTGAGCGTACCCCTAAATACGATATATAA
- a CDS encoding AMIN domain-containing protein, translating into MQKILWLFLSLAVILEARENPFETSMSPQTVGKTTQIKDELTDFKSTTLTLPSSARILKSASVTFQNLDGSISEEIVAIDQNVDWHLPLMLSQKTETTAPKPSAPVVTPPSIEKKDLPPAPLLKEEKPSSTANVNASNAFKLNEDLSFFINQNEITIFTKESKIRDFLIADPYKVVIDFKKVNAYGTKSLEFNKAPFVSATLGSHDGFYRIALLLDGHYRYDLQAFNGGYIVKLK; encoded by the coding sequence ATGCAGAAGATTCTTTGGCTTTTTCTATCTCTTGCAGTGATATTAGAGGCGAGAGAAAATCCTTTTGAGACAAGTATGTCTCCGCAAACGGTGGGAAAAACCACACAAATTAAAGACGAATTAACCGACTTTAAAAGCACCACGCTAACCCTTCCAAGCAGTGCACGTATTTTAAAAAGTGCTTCTGTAACGTTTCAAAATTTAGACGGATCTATCAGCGAAGAGATTGTTGCAATTGATCAGAATGTTGATTGGCATTTACCGCTTATGTTAAGTCAAAAAACAGAAACCACTGCGCCTAAACCGAGTGCCCCTGTTGTAACACCACCGTCAATTGAGAAAAAAGATCTCCCCCCCGCACCGCTTCTCAAAGAGGAAAAACCCTCATCAACGGCTAATGTAAACGCAAGTAACGCCTTTAAGTTAAATGAAGACCTCTCCTTTTTTATCAATCAAAACGAGATTACTATTTTTACCAAAGAGAGTAAAATTCGCGATTTTCTCATTGCTGATCCTTACAAGGTTGTGATCGATTTTAAAAAAGTGAATGCGTACGGAACGAAAAGCTTAGAGTTTAACAAAGCACCTTTTGTCTCTGCAACGCTAGGCAGTCATGATGGATTTTACCGTATTGCGCTCTTGCTCGATGGGCATTATCGTTATGATTTGCAAGCGTTTAATGGTGGGTATATTGTTAAATTGAAGTAG
- a CDS encoding septum formation initiator, with amino-acid sequence MSDVLDEFDDEAEESGRSALFYLKILSLVVLVVGFGLYIGDVLFGKSSLDVLLNLQADKDTLTSKIKSLKDENAVLQKEYFELRQLDPDR; translated from the coding sequence ATGAGTGATGTTTTAGACGAATTTGACGATGAAGCCGAAGAGAGCGGAAGATCTGCTCTCTTTTATCTCAAAATTTTATCGTTAGTTGTTTTGGTCGTTGGCTTTGGACTCTATATCGGAGATGTTTTATTTGGAAAAAGCTCACTGGATGTGCTTTTAAATCTCCAAGCCGACAAAGACACGTTAACTTCAAAAATCAAAAGTCTTAAAGATGAGAATGCTGTGTTACAAAAAGAGTATTTTGAATTGCGACAATTGGACCCCGATCGATAA
- the eno gene encoding phosphopyruvate hydratase, whose amino-acid sequence MIYIEDIAADEVLDSRGNPTVRAKVTLSDGTVASAIVPSGASTGKREALELRDADGRYMGKGVLKACENVNTEISDELIGLNPFNQAMIDETMKNLDGTENYGRLGANAVLGVSMAVARASAMSLGIPLYRYLGGSNAMTLPTPMFNIINGGSHANNSVDFQEYMIMPLNFENFSDALRSCVEVYHQLKKIIAGMGESTALGDEGGFAPNLKDNEEPIKVIMQAIEKAGYKPGIDIAIALDVASSELVCEGGYKLDSEKRTLSSAELVAYYENLCAKYPIVSIEDGLSEDDWDGWKLLTEKLGSKIQLVGDDLFVTNEKILAEGIAKGIGNAILIKPNQIGSVTETMRTVRLAQRNNYKCVMSHRSGESEDAFIADFAVALNTGEIKTGATARGERTAKYNRLLEIDKELELGEYIGKQLFTK is encoded by the coding sequence ATGATCTATATCGAAGATATTGCAGCAGACGAAGTACTCGATAGTCGTGGCAATCCAACGGTTCGTGCCAAAGTAACCCTTAGCGATGGAACCGTTGCCAGTGCGATCGTACCCAGTGGTGCAAGTACGGGCAAACGAGAAGCGTTAGAACTCAGAGATGCGGATGGTCGCTATATGGGCAAAGGTGTGCTCAAAGCGTGTGAAAATGTGAATACTGAAATTTCAGATGAACTGATTGGACTTAACCCATTTAATCAAGCAATGATTGATGAAACGATGAAAAACCTTGATGGAACAGAGAACTATGGACGCTTAGGTGCAAACGCAGTGCTTGGTGTTTCTATGGCGGTTGCGCGCGCTTCTGCTATGAGTCTAGGCATTCCACTCTACCGTTACCTTGGTGGAAGCAATGCGATGACGCTTCCAACGCCTATGTTTAATATCATCAATGGCGGAAGTCATGCCAATAACAGCGTTGATTTTCAAGAATACATGATCATGCCACTTAATTTTGAGAATTTTTCTGACGCACTCAGATCATGTGTGGAAGTCTATCATCAGTTGAAAAAAATCATCGCGGGTATGGGTGAGAGCACAGCCCTTGGTGACGAGGGTGGTTTTGCGCCCAATTTGAAAGACAATGAAGAACCGATTAAAGTGATTATGCAAGCGATTGAAAAAGCGGGGTATAAACCAGGCATTGATATTGCGATTGCACTGGATGTTGCTAGCAGTGAGCTTGTATGTGAGGGTGGTTATAAACTTGACTCTGAAAAAAGAACACTCAGCAGTGCGGAGCTTGTGGCTTACTATGAGAACCTTTGTGCAAAATATCCGATTGTTTCGATCGAAGATGGTTTGAGCGAAGATGACTGGGATGGCTGGAAACTTTTGACTGAGAAATTGGGTTCAAAAATTCAACTTGTGGGTGATGATCTCTTTGTGACCAATGAAAAAATCTTAGCAGAAGGAATTGCCAAAGGCATTGGTAATGCGATTTTGATTAAACCCAATCAAATTGGCTCTGTCACAGAAACCATGCGAACGGTTCGCCTTGCACAACGCAACAACTACAAATGTGTGATGAGTCACCGAAGTGGTGAGAGCGAAGATGCGTTTATTGCCGATTTTGCCGTAGCGTTGAACACCGGTGAGATCAAAACAGGCGCAACAGCTCGCGGTGAGCGAACGGCTAAATACAACCGTTTGCTAGAGATCGACAAAGAGCTTGAGCTTGGCGAGTACATAGGAAAACAACTCTTTACTAAATGA
- the recA gene encoding recombinase RecA has translation MDENKRKALDLAIKQIDKAFGKGALVRLGDKVVEPIASISTGSIGLDLALGIGGIPQGRVIEIYGPESSGKTTLSLQIIAESQSQGGVCAFVDAEHALDVKYAGNLGVDIENLLVSQPDFGEQALDIVETLARSGAVDVIVIDSVAALTPKSEIEGDMGDSHMGVQARLMSQALRKLTAVVHKMNTTVIFINQIRMKIGTMGYGSPETTTGGNALKFYASVRIDVRKIATLKQGEEQIGNRVKAKVIKNKVAPPFRQAEFDIMFGEGISKEGEMVDYGVKLDIIDKSGAWFSYNETKLGQGRENVKAFLKENTALALEIEEKIKQAIGGNAMVMTCGADEIKEDE, from the coding sequence ATAAAAGAAAAGCACTTGACCTTGCGATCAAACAGATCGACAAAGCGTTTGGAAAAGGGGCACTGGTCAGACTAGGCGATAAAGTGGTTGAACCCATTGCATCCATTAGTACGGGTTCCATTGGACTCGATCTTGCCCTTGGAATTGGCGGTATTCCTCAAGGTCGTGTGATTGAAATTTACGGACCTGAGAGTTCGGGAAAAACGACATTGTCGCTTCAAATCATTGCGGAGTCTCAATCCCAAGGCGGTGTTTGTGCCTTTGTCGATGCGGAACATGCCCTTGATGTCAAATACGCAGGAAATTTGGGCGTGGACATCGAAAACCTTTTGGTTTCCCAACCTGACTTTGGTGAACAAGCACTTGATATTGTTGAAACATTGGCACGCAGTGGCGCGGTAGATGTGATTGTTATTGACTCGGTCGCAGCACTCACACCTAAAAGTGAGATTGAAGGCGATATGGGCGATTCGCACATGGGCGTTCAAGCAAGACTGATGAGTCAAGCGCTTCGTAAACTCACCGCAGTGGTACATAAAATGAATACGACAGTTATTTTTATTAACCAAATTCGTATGAAAATCGGTACGATGGGTTATGGTTCCCCTGAAACTACAACGGGTGGCAATGCCTTGAAATTTTACGCTTCTGTGCGTATTGATGTGCGTAAAATCGCAACTTTGAAACAAGGTGAAGAGCAGATTGGTAACAGGGTGAAAGCCAAAGTCATTAAAAATAAAGTGGCACCTCCGTTTCGTCAAGCGGAGTTTGATATTATGTTCGGCGAAGGTATTTCAAAAGAGGGCGAAATGGTCGATTATGGTGTCAAACTTGACATCATCGATAAAAGTGGCGCTTGGTTTAGTTACAATGAGACAAAATTGGGGCAAGGTCGCGAGAATGTAAAAGCATTTTTAAAAGAAAACACAGCGTTAGCGTTAGAAATTGAAGAGAAAATCAAACAAGCAATCGGTGGCAATGCGATGGTTATGACATGTGGCGCCGATGAGATAAAGGAAGATGAATGA